A window of Trichoderma atroviride chromosome 3, complete sequence contains these coding sequences:
- a CDS encoding uncharacterized protein (EggNog:ENOG41~TransMembrane:12 (i109-129o144-164i176-195o201-223i235-257o269-289i389-412o424-443i482-504o510-535i556-574o580-598i)), whose product MAVEEKGELGICEMEGFEIARNEKIVSRDGPSHDAGDLLSSNEKPQTEQTEATTLDGNSPILSLYLTFDTTLPSPPILQPSFDGREPPPCPDLTAYSDPLTWGPARKSILLILSCLATFLTAYTAGAYAPPAAIMASDFGTSRLVIVVGITTFCMGFALAPMALAPLSEIWGRYPIFIVAGFVFVIFQAVCSVMPDAAGMIVSRFLVGIGGSVFSAVVGGVLADLWEKEERNTPMALFSGAVLAGTGAGPLVSAALIETVESNNLAWKWSFWVQVILDVVLLLFLIFFFKESRASVLLTRKAKKLNEWYEKLEKHGVYGQWLSSDLVLTASTASSQVTITPVTKERSSAAGPRLRRIRWVVKADEQRASLGQIVLTSVRRPFRLLLTEPVVFCFSLWAAFSWGVLYLSFSVVPFLYGANFAMSSRVYVAMMIASAVATVVGIYQEHLLKHSQWKRQEDDFEYSKSRFWAFMRRRFPAEAPEARLYFTCITALLLPIGLFIAFLASDGKRGYLTAVGLGLATWGIYSVYLATFNYLADTYHIYASSALAAQSFCRNVLGGCFPLITTIMFTNLGLKGAGGMLGGIASGLTILPWVLLFYGERIRAKSKFAITLAK is encoded by the exons ATGGCTGtcgaagaaaaaggagagctCGGGATATGTGAAATGGAGGGCTTTGAGATTGCTCGGAACGAGAAAATTGTCTCTCGCGATGGTCCCTCACATGACGCTGGGGACCTCTTGTCGTCGAACGAAAAACCGCAGACGGAGCAGACAGAGGCGACAACTCTAGATGGCAACAGCCCGATATTATCTCTTTATCTCACATTTGATACCACTTTACCGTCTCCTCCGATATTGCAGCCTAGTTTTGACGGGCGAGAGCCACCGCCATGTCCCGACTTGACAGCTTACTCTGATCCATTGACATGGGGGCCTGCTCGCAAAAGTATTCTGCTTATTCTGTCATGCCTGGCAACATTCTTGACAGCCTATACTGCCGGTGCCTACGCGCCGCCGgcggccatcatggccagcgATTTTGGCACCTCAAGACTTGTTATAGTTGTGGGCATCACCACGTTCTGCATGGGATTCGCTCTTGCACCAATGGCTCTTGCGCCGTTGTCTGAGATATGGGGCCGCTATCCCATCTTCATTGTTGCcggcttcgtcttcgtcatcttccaagcCGTCTGCTCTGTTATGCcggatgctgctggcatGATTGTGTCGCGCTTCTTGGTTGGCATTGGCGGGTCAGTCTTCTCCGCCGTGGTCGGAGGCGTCTTGGCTGATTTAtgggaaaaggaggaaaggAACACACCCATGGCGCTGTTTAGTGGCGCAGTATTGGCCGGCACTGGGGCTGGGCCGTTGGTTTCTGCCGCCTTGATTGAAACTGTGGAAAGCAACAACCTTGCCTGGAAGTGGTCATTCTGGGTCCAAGTGATCCTGGATGTCGTTCTCCTACTTTTCctaatcttcttcttcaaagagagTCGGGCTTCAGTCCTGCTTACCAGAAAGGCCAAAAAACTAAACGAGTGGTATGAGAAGTTGGAAAAGCATGGAGTGTATGGGCAGTGGCTAAGTAGCGATCTGGTATTGACGGCATCTACTGCTTCTAGCCAAGTGACCATCACTCCTGTCACAAAGGAGCGTTCATCTGCCGCAGGTCCCCGTTTACGACGAATTCGATGGGTAGTCAAGGCAGACGAACAGCGCGCTTCACTCGGACAAATAGTGTTGACTTCTGTACGGAGACCATTTCGTCTCCTCTTGACAGAGCCGGttgtcttctgcttctctttgtggGCCGCCTTCTCGTGGGGTGTGCTTTATCTCTCCTTTTCAGTTGTACCCTTCCTCTATGGTGCCAACTTTGCCATGTCAAGCCGTGTATACGTGGCAATGATGATAGCCTCGGCTGTTGCAACAGTAGTCGGAATCTACCAAGAGCATCTCTTGAAGCACTCACAGTGGAAACGGCAAGAAGATGACTTTGAGTACTCCAAGTCCAGATTCTGGGCCTTTATGCGACGGAGGTTTCCGGCTGAAGCGCCAGAAGCCAGACTGTATTTTACTTGCATCACTGCTCTGCTCTTACCTATTGGGTTATTCATTGCGTTCTTGGCCTCTGATGGAAAGAGAGGGTATCTGACAGCGGTTGGTCTAGGGCTGGCAACTTGGGGCATCTACTCCGTCTATCTCGCTACTTTCAACTATCTCGCAGATACATATCACATATATGCGTCATCGGCCCTGGCAGCGCAGAGCTTCTGCCGGAATGTGCTGGGTGGCTGCTTTCCATTGATTACGACCATCATGTTCACCAATCTTGGTCTCAAAGGCGCGGGTGGCATGCTTGGTGGGATCGCTTCCGGTTTGACGATTCTACCTTGGGTGCTTCTATTCTATGGAGAGAGGATCCGTGCTAAGAGCAAATTTGCCATA ACTTTAGCAAAATGA
- a CDS encoding uncharacterized protein (EggNog:ENOG41), whose amino-acid sequence MSSLLPIISEILPMVLPSKTETTPADQLTPILDNEGRPIRETAIAVLTTHPHSTSPIHHNSEQDAIIYVVSGTGTLVVKEGFKGELRHHELRPGDFAFVPAWTEHQARNDGDQDFVWVITQSGPRPVGAILTDWGGSGGQDD is encoded by the exons ATGTCGTCGCTACTGCCGATCATCTCAGAGATCCTGCCCATGGTGTTGCCGTCCAAAACGGAGACGACGCCTGCAGACCAACTCACTCCCATTTTGGACAATGAGGGACGCCCCATCCGCGAAACTGCCATTGCCG TTCTTACAACACACCCACATTCTACAAGCCCCATACATCACAACAGCGAGCAAG ACGCCATCATCTATGTAGTCTCCGGTACCGGCACACTTGTCGTAAAGGAGGGCTTCAAGGGCGAATTACGACATCACGAGCTTCGGCCGGGAGACTTTGCATTCGTGCCGGCCTGGACGGAGCACCAAGCCCGAAACGATGGTGACCAGGATTTTGTTTGGGTCATCACTCAAAGCGGCCCCCGTCCTGTCGGAGCCATTTTGACTGATTGGGGGGGGTCAGGAGGTCAAGACGATTGA
- a CDS encoding uncharacterized protein (EggNog:ENOG41), whose amino-acid sequence MRSLVIEVDLSRLGFGPSPSAISLLPGISRVQDLILNFSMSQLRRAPEAPLESLILACRRFYGEREEIPKPPAESTNKKDSENTQNSSSAVVLVKSSKSSSSDISERIARAISPAPQESFRQSVLITHDNTKSEPVAWDLEDSEGEDGEEEEEEEEEEEEGDEDDDDDEDGDTDGNSFESSYYSSSSSDSSSNADNSLLAPTPSIPEEKPFYCPDKHLSICNHLARLRNKVTSLRIVGFSDEYSHALIATLFPHLKAFPIANHSYRVAPSTLWPRLRGQKSWIDAGRGELVLDDHEVIPEPCIFPEGLVQLPPPVIYRSGIRSLPWCREPTHRPRHNATNSGSSWPSQTSIESSEANTSTNSRRSDEKSRMQKLFGKYKDRSRRRPRPVSAP is encoded by the coding sequence ATGAGGTCTCTTGTCATTGAAGTCGATCTATCGCGTCTTGGTTTTGGCCCCAGTCCCTCAGCTATCAGTCTGCTCCCAGGAATTAGCCGCGTTCAAGACCTCATTCTCAATTTCAGCATGTCTCAGCTCAGAAGagctccagaagctccaTTGGAGTCCTTGATTCTCGCATGTCGCCGCTTCTACggcgaaagagaggaaatCCCCAAACCTCCAGCAGAATCAACGAATAAAAAAGACTCCGAAAACACCCAAAATTCATCTTCAGCTGTCGTTCTCGTCAAGTCAAgcaaatcttcatcatccgACATCTCAGAAAGAATCGCCCGggccatctctccagcccccCAAGAATCCTTCAGACAATCTGTATTAATAACTCACGACAACACAAAAAGCGAACCCGTTGCTTGGGACCTCGAAGACAGcgaaggagaagacggcgaagaagaagaagaagaagaagaagaagaagaagaaggagacgaagacgacgacgacgacgaagatggcgacaCTGACGGCAACTCCTTCGAAAGCAGCTACTActcctcttcaagctcaGACTCGTCCTCAAACGCAGACAACAGTCTCCTTGCCCCCACGCCATCCATCCCAGAAGAGAAACCCTTCTACTGCCCAGACAAACACCTCTCCATATGCAACCATCTCGCCCGTCTCCGCAACAAAGTCACTTCGCTCCGCATCGTCGGTTTCAGCGACGAGTACTCCCACGCCCTCATAGCAACCTTATTCCCCCACCTGAAAGCTTTCCCCATCGCAAATCACTCCTACCGTGTCGCTCCCTCTACGCTCTGGCCTCGCCTGCGTGGTCAGAAATCCTGGATCGACGCCGGCCGTGGAGAACTCGTCCTGGACGACCACGAGGTCATTCCGGAACCTTGCATTTTCCCCGAGGGGCTGGTtcagctgccgccgccagtcATTTACAGATCGGGCATCAGATCACTGCCGTGGTGCCGCGAACCAACTCACCGCCCGAGACACAATGCCACCAACTCAGGCTCCAGTTGGCCGTCTCAGACAAGTATAGAGAGTAGTGAGGCAAACACCTCTACAAATTCACGACGTAGTGATGAGAAGTCTAGGATGCAGAAGCTTTTTGGCAAGTACAAAGATAGGTCAAGGCGGAGGCCAAGGCCGGTGTCTGCCCCCTGA
- a CDS encoding uncharacterized protein (EggNog:ENOG41~TransMembrane:1 (o200-223i)), producing MRFRALPLYSRMISTAAVSLEASICGPRGGFYSPGECFSGYRAMCTQTSAVSSGWPIQDGETVVRCVPDDYTCNDVTKDQKYAVTNYDGTMLSAPAFEIRWRSVDLVVRTTERNPPGLPTRESTIASHIPTSTAFHFTMTNVLITTPTPPIPPTPPTTPTTPTTPTSPHSVSPATEQNASNNASSPLSPQPKPILNSGTIAGITVGSCLGLLAVASAIIFFLVRRRRRQQGPRRLTDDTWTQQETYKEPADLAVTRYPAELENKPMELRELPVETHSPSADASPAPRACHISVNTIPVEVAADPVQNISEAIRQGD from the exons ATGCGATTCCGTGCCCTCCCCCTATACTCCCGGATGATTTCGACGGCTGCCGTATCCCTGGAGGCGTCGATTTGTGGTCCAAGGGGGGGCTTCTATTCGCCGGGCGAGTGTTTCTCGGGATATCGAGCCATGTGTACCCAGACGTCAGCGGTGAGCAGCGGCTGGCCAATCCAAGACGGAGAGACGGTCGTCAGATGTGTTCCCGA CGACTACACATGCAACGACGTGACCAAAGACCAAAAGTACGCAGTAACCAACTATGACGGTACAATGTTATCCGCTCCAGCCTTTGAGATTCGCTGGAGAAGCGTGGACTTGGTTGTGAGGACCACTGAAAGGAATCCGCCCGGACTCCCGACTCGAGAGTCGACAATCGCAAGTCATATTCCCACATCGACGGCATTCCATTTTACTATGACTAATGTATTGATTACGACTCCAACGCCTCCAATACCTCCAACGCCTCCAACAACTCCAACAACTCCAACAACTCCAACCTCCCCCCATTCAGTCTCACCCGCCACTGAACAAAACGCATCAAATAATGCGTCATCTCCACTCTCAccacagccaaagccaatcCTTAACTCCGGGACGATTGCTGGGATAACAGTTGGGAGTTGCTTGGGGCTCCTGGCTGTGGCTTCGGcgattatttttttcttggtcCGTCGCCGAAGAAGGCAACAGGGCCCACGGCGGCTCACAGATGATACGTGGACCCAGCAAGAGACGTACAAAGAGCCCGCAGACCTGGCGGTCACTCGATATCCTGCTGAATTAGAGAATAAGCCAATGGAGCTAAGAGAGCTTCCAGTAGAGACACACTCCCCCTCCGCGGATGCTTCACCTGCACCAAGAGCGTGCCATATCAGTGTCAACACTATTCCCGTTGAAGTTGCAGCAGATCCAGTTCAAAACATCTCAGAAGCAATTAGACAGGGCGATTAG
- a CDS encoding uncharacterized protein (EggNog:ENOG41) gives MMQEKYILRVTAGPSYDESTHIQVSVNEHSPVRIKSDVADIELNVRIKGYNGLPYGSPSTSSYFSTEPHATNQDQYSISFRFTPLNPSKSDSGKESGDEDVAGIRAADLQFGNDFDRPIRDKLPPGFNTAMNIVKWWIDPGLDGDAYADKPYLYGPALSSFNVVSIGPGTHDESRGGLWFEEGGDKRGDEAARGKGRAQGEQAEDEVGAVGFE, from the coding sequence ATGATGCAAGAAAAATATATCCTTCGAGTTACGGCGGGACCGAGTTACGACGAAAGCACTCATATTCAAGTCTCAGTGAATGAACATTCACCCGTACGCATCAAGAGCGATGTGGCCGATATAGAGCTCAATGTGCGGATAAAGGGCTACAATGGACTGCCCTATGGTTCGCCGTCGACGTCTTCATACTTTTCCACAGAGCCTCATGCCACCAACCAGGACCAGTACAGCATATCGTTCCGCTTCACACCACTGAACCCATCCAAGTCAGACAGTGGCAAGGAATCCGGGGACGAGGATGTCGCGGGAATCAGAGCAGCAGATTTGCAGTTTGGAAATGATTTTGACCGTCCTATCCGAGACAAGCTGCCGCCGGGGTTCAACACCGCAATGAACATTGTCAAGTGGTGGATTGACCCAGGCCTTGACGGAGATGCGTACGCAGACAAGCCCTATCTCTATGGCCCTGCCCTGAGCTCATTCAATGTCGTGTCCATTGGCCCTGGGACGCACGACGAATCAAGAGGCGGCCTGTGGTTTGAAGAGGGAGGAGACAAGAGGGGGGATGAAGCTGCGCGAGGCAAAGGGCGTGCCCAAGGAGAGCAAGCCGAGGATGAAGTGGGCGCTGTCGGATTCGAATAA
- a CDS encoding uncharacterized protein (EggNog:ENOG41~TransMembrane:2 (i12-33o45-65i)): MISNTFIIRLSIFFFRRTPFIYAAILGALYLWYGWETTRQTLAAQVLWGLITAELLFFCFIYLPYMRQLDRRAVHPTPLTSEERWDLFNQCLAHVDSFELYLRGWFLGAELKDIRRDNVREFLLWGFFDQAAEDVESNDGHSEAVERDLEGFITEIEKRLGGPIRSGRGNATCIRLTLDDVETTYRGLTWYAVICLVDQFTHLALSWHGFKFYARGPATALATFPPRPQEIFSSRRSRAPQLSYWHRPHTSNDCNPVVFFHGIGVGLYTYISFLARICAAKESDGGQAIGIVAVEILPVSFRLTSPPLGKADFLRQMAKILEHHQWNKFTIASHSYGSVQTTHMLHSPALRHMITSVVLIDPVTVMLHLPDVAYNFTRRRPREAYEWVLWYFASTDPGVANSLGRHFFWRENIIWKEDLLSYENAEPRGHRRKVAVCLAGKDILIGTSRVAQYLEDAGMAGINQVGGTNRTAEVEVLMFPMLDHAQVFASSLHYERVCRVIRSYCGAGLAG, encoded by the coding sequence ATGATAAGCAACACTTTCATCATCcgcctctccatcttctttttccgcCGAACGCCGTTCATCTACGCCGCTATTTTGGGAGCTCTGTACCTTTGGTATGGCTGGGAAACAACGCGTCAGACGCTGGCTGCTCAAGTTTTATGGGGGCTCATAACTGCCGaattgctcttcttttgctttatCTATCTCCCGTATATGCGCCAGCTGGACCGCAGAGCTGTGCATCCTACACCGCTGACGTCGGAGGAACGCTGGGATCTGTTTAATCAGTGTCTGGCACATGTCGACTCATTCGAGCTGTATCTAAGAGGGTGGTTCCTCGGCGCTGAACTCAAAGATATCCGCCGAGACAATGTGCGGGAATTCCTCCTTTGGGGCTTCTTCGACCAGGCTGCGGAGGATGTTGAGAGCAACGACGGACACTCCGAGGCTGTCGAGCGAGATTTGGAGGGTTTCATCACAGAAATTGAGAAGCGGCTTGGCGGACCTATTCGCAGCGGACGAGGCAATGCAACGTGCATTCGACTGACCTTGGATGACGTTGAAACAACCTATCGGGGCCTGACCTGGTATGCAGTGATATGCTTGGTGGATCAATTCACACATCTCGCCCTTTCCTGGCACGGCTTCAAGTTCTATGCAAGAGGGCCCGCCACGGCTCTTGCAACGTTTCCCCCGCGGCCGCAGGAGATATTCTCAAGCCGCCGCTCGCGTGCTCCTCAGCTTAGCTACTGGCACCGGCCTCACACATCCAACGACTGCAACCCAgttgtcttcttccacggCATTGGCGTTGGGCTCTATACATACATTAGCTTCCTCGCACGCATATGTGCAGCTAAGGAGAGCGATGGCGGCCAGGCTATCGGGATCGTGGCTGTGGAGATTTTGCCCGTGTCCTTCAGACTCACTTCCCCGCCTCTGGGTAAAGCTGATTTCCTACGCCAGATGGCCAAGATATTGGAGCATCACCAGTGGAACAAGTTCACCATCGCTTCACACTCGTATGGGTCGGTGCAGACCACCCACATGCTCCACTCCCCAGCTCTGAGGCATATGATCACATCTGTCGTTTTGATAGATCCGGTGACGGTGATGCTGCATCTCCCCGATGTCGCTTACAACTTCACCCGAAGAAGGCCCCGAGAAGCATATGAATGGGTATTGTGGTACTTTGCCAGTACGGATCCAGGCGTGGCCAACTCTCTAGGACGTCACTTTTTCTGGCGGGAGAACATCATTTGGAAGGAAGACTTGCTATCATATGAAAATGCTGAACCGAGGGGCCATCGGCGCAAGGTTGCTGTCTGCCTAGCTGGCAAGGATATACTCATCGGCACATCCAGAGTCGCGCAGTATTTGGAAGACGCTGGGATGGCGGGAATAAACCAGGTTGGGGGCACTAACCGGACGGCCGAGGTGGAGGTGCTCATGTTCCCCATGCTGGATCATGCGCAGGTATTTGCCAGCTCGCTGCACTACGAACGGGTATGCCGGGTTATCAGGTCATATTGCGGTGCAGGATTAGCGGGATAG
- a CDS encoding uncharacterized protein (EggNog:ENOG41), with protein MEQTSWLDLSTESDGITSPSPPPSPPSSPIKLTRSKSIIERSGSRASVYSISPNTSRTDDQLFGRAGLPPWDRTVDLVYHKYKRGEAKRDRTIALKASIANFFSLHKRQRSSQTSSNIARQANI; from the exons ATGGAGCAGACGTCCTGGCTGGATCTATCGACGGAGAGCGACGGTATAAcctcgccatcgccaccaccatcgcctC CAAGCAGCCCCATCAAACTCACTCGATCAAAGTCCATCATCGAGCGATCCGGCAGCAGAGCTTCCGTCTactccatctctcccaaCACTTCACGCACCGATGACCAGCTTTTCGGCCGCGCTGGCCTCCCACCATGGGATCGGACAGTAGACCTGGTCTATCACAAATATAAACGCGGAGAAGCCAAGCGAGACAGAACCATCGCCTTGAAGGCGTCCATTGCCAACTTCTTCTCACTGCACAAGAGACAGAGGTCCTCACAAACGAGCAGCAACATTGCCCGTCAGGCAAACATCTAG